GAAATAGGCTTGCTTCTAGCAGAAGGTCACGGTGATTTCCGTGCCTACGCCTATGGCGGATTGTAACGAAATCTCTGCATGGTGCACTTCGGCGATATGCTTAACAATGGCAAGGCCCAATCCCGTACCGCCTGTAGCCTTGGAACGACTCTTGTCCACACGGTAAAACCGTTCAAAAATGCGTGGCTGGTTTTCTTCGGGAATGCCAATTCCAGTATCCTTCACAGCAATGGAATTTTGTTGCACTAGAATACTCACGGAACCACCCGTTTCTGTATAGCGAATGGAATTGTCGACCAAGTTGTAAAGCATCTCGAATAGGAGCCGATGATTGCCGTAAACCTGTGCGGTTTTACAACCTTCCAACGCCACACGAACTCCCTTCTTTTCGGCGTTTAAGGAGAGTTCGTCAATACAGCTTGAAGCCAGTGTCCACAAATTCACGGATTCGTCCAGTCCAATCGCAGATTCTCCCGAGGAGTCAAGTTTGGAAAGGGTCATAATATCGTTTGCGATAGAAAGGAGACGGCCAGCTTCTTTGTGAATTTTTCCAGCAAAGCGTTTTACGTCTTCGGGTTTCGCCATACCATTTTCGATGAGTTCCGCATATCCAGAAATGGATGTCAATGGCGTTTTGAGTTCATGGGAGGCGTTAGCCGTAAACTCATCTCGCATCTTGGCCGTTTTCTTTTTTTCTTCAGAAAGTTGTTCAATGGTGAGTTGAAGTTCCCGATTCTGCTTACGGATAGTTTTGACTAATGGTGCAATTTCTTTGTATATCCCTTCGTCATCCATAAGTTCTGGCTGTCCCAAGTTTTCTGCCAATTTTTGCACAGGTCGCACAAAAGCGCGGCTCAAGCCAAAAGCAATTAAAACAGCCACAACAACAATACCTGTCAACAGCGCTAATAGGTAAGGCATGGTCTTAGATACGGATTCGTGAAGACTCGCTTGACGACGACTTAAACGCAGAATTTTGCCGTCTGACAGTCATTCTGCAAAATAGAACACTTGGGCGTTCAAAGTCACTGAATAGCGGAGGTTTTCACCTATTCCTTTGGAATTTGCGTCCATGATTTCGGGACGACTCCTATGATTTTCCATTTTGCCAGCTTTTGCGTCACTTTCGTAGAGGACCATTCCGTCCCGGTCCACCAGAGTTACGCGCAAACGTTTGCTGGCAATGGAATCCAGATTTTTTCGGAAGTTCTCAGAAGGAATCTGTCCATAGAAATTTTTGATAAGGGAGGCTGTTTCCCTCAAATCTCGCTTCTGCTGTTCGGACATTTCATTTTCAAAAACGCGAGCCGTAAAATACACTGCAAAGAGGGCGGCGAGTACTCCGACATAAATCAAGCTGAAACGGAGACTGTTTTTCATTGAACTTTGTACCCCACGTTTCGCACGGTCTGTATGATAGAGCCTTGTACCCCTAACTTCTGCCGAAGCGTTTTTATGTGCATATCCACGGTGCGTGTATCCATATCAAAATCCACCCCCCAAATCTTTTCTAGAATCTGTTGCCTAGAGAAAACAGTTCCCGGTCGGGACATCAGGAGTTTCAAAAGTTCATATTCCTTAAAAGTGAGTTCTACAGCGATTCCGCCAACAGTTACCGAACGACGCTGATCATCGAGTGTTACTCCTCCTAGAGCCAAGTTCAACGCTTCCGTACTTTCGGATGAGCTTCGTTCAGAACGGCGTAGCACGGCTCGCACACGTGAAATGAATTCTAGAACGCCAAATGGTTTTGCTATGTAGTCGTCCGCTCCCAAGTCAAGTCCCTTCACTTTGTCAAGTTCAGTTCCTTTCGCTGTAAGCATGATGACGGGGATGTCCTTTGTATTTTCTTGCACTCGCAAGCGTTTGAGAATGTTTAAACCATCTTCGCCAGGGAGCATAATGTCCAAAATAAACAAGTCCGGCACTTTAACCTTAACTTGTTTGTCCATAACTTTACCGCATTCGAAAGCCATCACGTCAAAACCGCCGCTCTTTAAAGCATAAGTTTCCATTTCCCGAACTTCAGCATCATCTTCCACAATATAAATCATAGGACTACACACAAATTATTGTTTTACAGTTAGGAATTTTCTACTGGCTTTGGCCACGGAACTGACCGAATCCAGCAACGCCCAGGACTCATAAAGAATAGTTAAATAAAGGATTTCTGCGCGGATGTTTTCGGAACCGGCCTTCATCATCTCGGCCTTTCGTTCGGCAAATATCCTGGAACCTTCTTCCCGCAGCTGGCCCCGGACTTGATCATAACGGTCAAAGTCCATGATTTCCACCATCTCGGCGACACTCTCGATACGCTCCTTCACGTGGGCCGCTGTTCGCAGGAGCATCTTCCGCTTCTCGTTGTCCATCGGGTTAAAGCCGTTGTCCACGTGATTTTTGCAGGGCGAAGAAATCTGCTCTAGGCTAAACAGGGCGTCCCCCATAAAGTCATTGGCCTGATACAGGAAAAAGTTTTTGACCACCAAATCTTCTTGGGCGAGCCTTTCTGTACACAGGGTTCCGTGGCGACGATTCCGCTGCACATGTTTCTTTAGAATTTTAATTTGTTTGTTCACCGAGCGGAGCCTTCCTAAATCTTCCCGCAACAGGCCTATCAGCAGTTTTTCATAGCAATCGGCACACCAGCGGAGAATTTCGCTCCATTCACCCCGACTGTATTCCTGAATAAGAGGGTACACCTTGGTTTCGGGGCTTGCAGAAAGAATTTTCTCAAAACGCTCTTCAGTTTTGTCCTTCTTGTTTCCACGATACTTCAGGTTGGAACGGACCAGCACGAAAATAACCACGGCAAACAGGGCAAATATCACCGGGAGTCCGCCAAAGTGAAGCACCATAGCCACCACCGAGGCACTGGCAAAAGCCGCAAAAGCTGTCAGGAACCAGCCTCCAATAACCGAAAGAACCCCTGTGATGCGGTACACCGCAGTTTCACGGTTCCACGCCCTGTCGGCAAGGCTTGTACCCATGGCCACCATGAAGGTCACGTAGGTGGTAGAAAGGGGAAGTTTCAGTGAAGTTCCGAGGGCTATGAGAGAACTGGCAAGCATCAGGTTCACGCAGGCCCGCAACAAATCAAAGGCTGCCCCATCCTCTTCCAGAATCATTTCCTTGGTATTAAAGCGGGTGTTAATTTTATCCGAAATTTTCTTTGGAACAAATTCTGTTACAAATTTTACGACACCATTAGAACTGCGAACTAAGGCGCGAGCTACCGGATTTGTACCAAAGATTTCTTCAGAAGAATTTTGGGCCGCTAGGGATACGGAAGTCTTCACCACATTCCGGGCCTTCTTGGAAAACACAAGGGAGAATACCATGGTAAGCCCAGCAACCATCAGCAAGTACCACTGTCCTGGTTCCGACTCCAACAAGAAGGACATATTGAAATCCTGAGGATTGCCCCCAGCAGCCATCAAATGCTGCACCGAAGAAAGGCTGGTGAGGGGTACCCCCACAAAATTCACAAGGTCGTTTCCGGCAAAGGCAAGAGCCAGAGAAAAAGTCCCAAAAGCAATGATTACCTTGAGCACGTTTACTTTTACCGCATGGAGCAAGTGACAAAGGATGAAAAATCCGACGAACATGCCAGCCATAAGAACGGTCTCATTTTCCGCGAGAAAAGTCTTGTAGCCTGCTCCCACAAAACTCATGTTTTTGAGGCCCTTGATGAGGATAAAATAAAATATGGACGTCAGGGAAACGCTTCCAAAAACACCAATAAAGTATCGAATATTTTTCTTGTAGCCAAAGGAGAAAACCAGGCGCGTCACATACTGCACCGCAAGGCCAACTACAAAAGCGATGGCCACCGAAAGGAAGATGCCCAAAATCACCGTCAGAGCCTTAGAGGTGTTGATGAGGTTTCCCAGTTCCAGGGTATCGTCAGAAAGAATCTTGATACTGGCGATAGCCACAGAGGCGCCCAAAAGTTCAAAGACCATGGAAACTGTGGTGGAAGTGGGCATACCGTAAGAATTGAAAATATCCAGAAGGATTACGTCAGTAAACATCACCGCCGCATATACGCACATAAGTTCTGCAAAGGTATAATACTGGGGCATGTAAATGCCATGGCGGGCAATATCCATCATGCCGCTACTGAACGTAGCGCCACAGAACACGCCCACTGCAGCAAAGACCATCAGGGTTTTGTACTTGAAAGCCTTGCTCCCGACAGAGGAACTGAGAAAATTCACGGCATCGTTACTGACCCCTACGAACAGGTCGAACAGGGCAAGGATTAGGAGCATGGCCACAAGAATCACATAAAAAGTCGTCATAAAAACCTCTCGGGCCATAAACTAAAAAGCCTTGCGACAATACGCAAGGCGATGGAATGAAGTTTTCCAAAGGTTTTATTAGGACTTTACAAAGGCTTTACGCCGCTTTACACAGATTTTACTTTTTGCGGTGTAGTAAGTTATAAAGGCCCAGAAAGAAGTCGATAAGTGGGTGAAGTAATCGGCTAGCGCCTTATGGGCGGAATGTTTTAGAAAGATTGCCAGGAAACTCTTGGCAGTCTTTTCTTTTTAGGGGAAAGAAGATGTTTTACTTCAATGTTTATTTCCGCAGTTTCATAGGCAAAATTGTTTACAAATTTGTCATCGTGTATGAAACTGAATTTTATAGATATGCACTTTTCGTTACGTTGTAAAGAGTTACTCCTTCCAGTCTAAAATCCATCTGAACTTCCCAAAACTCAACACCTGCTTCTGATGCCTCTTTGAAGGTTCATGTCATCTCCGGACTCCTGTTTATGAGTCCCGATGCTTCCGCCCGGATGGATCGCTGTGGGCACTCATCATACCGGTGCCATTATCCATGCCTGGAAACGTCATGGATGCAATCTCATTGAAATCTATGCGCATGTTCTCCTCCAAAAACTGGAAGTTATTCTTCAATATTCTTTATGATTTTTGCTGGGTTTCCTGCAATCACCACATGATCAGGAAAAGATTTAGTTACTACAGAAGCAGCAGCGATTACCGTGCTATCTCCTATGGATACACCCGGAAGAATCGTGACTCCACCGCCGATCCAGACATTATCGCCAATGGTGACCGGCTTAGGGATACCAATCTTTTCTCTTCTTGATTCTGCGTCCAACGGATGACCGATTGCATATATACAGGTTTTAGGTCCGATCATACAATGTTCTCCAATCCGAATCGGAGCTGCATCCAGGAACACGCAGTCAAAGTTTATGAACAAGTCATCGCCCGCAAAGATGTTATATCCGTAATCACAATGGAACGGGGGCTTGATGGCTATCCTCTCCCCGCAGTGCCCGAATAGTTGTTTTAACAATGCTTTTCTTAAGGACTCATCTTCCGGAGAACTATTAAAACGAGAACAGAGGATACGAGCGTTTTTCTTATCCTCCATGAGCTGCGGGTCATTTGTAAAAAAAGATTCTCCATTTGTCATTCTTTCTCGTTCAGTTTTCCTGCAATTTTCCATCATTCCCTCCATAAATCCCGATTTGTCTTAGTCTATTACTAGTCGATTATATTCAAGATTTTGTAATTTTAGTTACTTTTGTATGTGATACCCGCCGTCTGCAAATACAACACATCACTATCTTTCAGCATCTGCTTGAATTCTTGTGAAATCACTCGCATAATAGACCTCCAATAACAAATATATACTAATACTAATTGGCGATAAAAGGCAAGTCGCCGAACTCAAAGGCAAAGTCCAAAAGAAGGCTATAGAAGCATTCATCTGACAAATACTTTTTACAGAAAAAGATGTTCCCTTTTGAATCCATCTTTTCATATTTTACTCCAAATCAACGACAACTTCATCATTTTGATAGAATTTTAAAGGTTGAAGATGTTTTACTTCAATGTTTATTTCCGCAGTTTCATAGGCAAAATTGTTTACAAAAGTGCGTTGGCGGGCTTCACTATGCGTTTTACGCATACTGAGCATGAAAAAATGGTATTTTGCGGGATTTGCGCATTTATTTATATTAAAGGCGTAGATAGAAAAGGAACAAACCATGAAACTAGGGACGATTATGACGATGCTTGGTATGGGTGCGGTGCTTGCCGCATGTGACTGCTGCCCGCAAGACGGGGCGAAGGCGCTTTCGCAGGACAAGGAACTGCGTGCCGTGATGGACAACTTCACGCAGAACGAGGTTCCGGCGGCGACTCCGCTTGTGGAAAAGCGCGAGGTGGAGTTGATTCGCCTGGTGTCGCTTGTGACGCAGCAGTCGGGTGCACTTTTGCAAGAAGAAGTGGCGACGGCGCTTGCGCAGGGGCTTGTTCCCGAAGAAATTCTCGAGGCGATTTACCAGTGCGCCCCCTACACCGGGTTCCCGCGGACGGTGGATGCGGTGGAAATTGCCCGCAACGTGTTCAAGGCGAAGAACGTAAAGGTGGACGAAAACCGTGCAACGGTGACGGCGCAGTCCCGCTTGGAGGCGGGTGCCGACGCGCAGGGAACGCTGTTCGGCCAGACTTTCCGCGACATGGCGAAGAACGGCAAGAGCGGTATGCCGACTATCAATTACTTCCTTGCGAGCAACTGCTTTGGCGATTACTACACCCGCAAGGGGCTTGACCTGAATACCCGCGAACTCTTGACGATGGCGATTCTCGTGAACCTGGGAACGGAGCCACAACTCAAGGCGCATATCGGCGCGAACCTGAAGATCCGCACGGCCGAATACGTGGAACAGGCGATTTACAACTGCTTGCCGTATTGCGGTTACCCGCGCACGCTGAACGCTCTGCGACTGCTCAAGGAAGCGGTGGCTGAGGCCGAGGCAGCAAACGCGACGGCTGGTGCTGTAAACGCGTCGGGTGCAAAAACCATGCCGGGAAAGGACTGGAGTGTGTTCCCGGTGGGCAAGCCGAACGATGCCTACGCCAAGTATTTCGTGGGCAAGAGCTATCTCGACATGATCAGCAAGGAACAGGTGGGCGTCGGGAATGTGACTTTTGAACCGGCGTGCCGCAACAACTGGCATATCCATCATGCAAAGAAGGGCGGTGGCCAGATTCTCATTGCGACGGCGGGTCGCGGCTACTACCAGGAATGGGGCAAGCCGGCGGTGGAACTGAAGCCCGGCGACGTGGTGAACATTCCGGCTGGCGTCAAGCATTGGCACGGGGCGGCTCCGGATTCCTGGTTCCAGCATTTGGCGATTGAAGTTCCCGGTGAAGGCGGAAGCAATGAATGGCTTGAGCCCGTGAGCGACGAAGACTACGGGAAGTTGAAATAATTTATATTCCCTGATTTGCCGATTTCCGCCATAATTCGTATGATGCTTGATATCGCGATGGCCGAGCTCACCCTCGTGTTGATGGGTGGGAACGGTCTTTTTTATAATGCTTGCGATGGTGATGCACATTGTGATGACGGCAATGGTCAAACACTCGCGTTTAAAAGATCAGCCTTTACAGCATCATTAATCGCTTATTTGAAATCAATTCCTTCAAACACGATTTTGTCAACTTCTAGATAAGTTCCGCTTCTCATAAAAATGCTAAACAGACCGATTTCGTGAGAAATCTCTTTCCACTCCACTTGATAGGAGCTTTCTTCAAGAACTTCCCTACCGGGGTGCAAGATGATTTCATTCCAGTTTTCAGCCGCTTTGGCCTTCCATAACGATTTTTTAAAGGTATTTTCTCCAACTTCACGGTAATGTTCCAAAGCGATATTCAATTCACAGTCGCCTCTTACCGTAAGGCGAATCGCCGTGAGATTGCTCAGGTCGAAAAATCCTGTATCAAGTCCTAGATGAGTTCCGAGCAAAACGAAGCCTGTATCTATTGCGAATTTAACAGCGAGATACTTTCCATGATCTTTATCTTCTTTTAATACGGATGAGAAACTTTCAGCACTATCAGGTATTGCAAAATTCGCTTTGCCAACAGCATTAAAATACCATCCGTAGTTAGGATAAGTTTTGGCGAGGTTATTCAAACTATCTCCATCGTCAAAGTCTTCGAAAACATACTCAACAGACTTTCCTGGAACAGGAACGAGCGTATCTGCGGATTCGTTTGGCGCAAGCGCCACTTCTGCGACGGTCGAATCTCCAGCAACAATAGTAAAGGACCCTGCCGGCACATGCGCAAACACATACTCGCTACCGAAGCGGTTTGCAAAATAGGGGGTCGATTCCAGTTGAACATTTTCTAACAGGCCTTCGATTTCTTGGGTCGAAACGCCAGTACGTACAATGAGCGAAGCCGAAGGCAACAATGCAATTTCCTGAACCGAGGTATCTGCAAAATCGACCGGCGACCAACTCATGAATGCGGAATCTTCGCCCGCAAGGGCTTCTACAAAACAGCCTTGGTCTGTGCAGATGCCGAGTTTGTCATTAAAAGAAATTCGTCCGCTTGAATCCGAAAGGGCGCTATCAATGACCGAGAAGGCATCTTTTGAATACACCTTCATTTGTGCGCAAGCGAACGGCTTATTTAAACTGTCAACGACTTTGAAGGCAATTCCATTTGTCGTTTCACTTGTGGCACCTGCGGTGTTATTTTCTGAACAACCTAAAAACAGCGACAGGCAAAGCAAGGCGCAAAACGAAACACAAAACGAAGTTTCCATACCTTTTTTCATTGTTCTTCCTTTTTCATCATCGGAAACAACTGAAAGTTTAACTGATAAACGCTATCGCAAATTTGCGGAGGCATCGCATTGACTACGTTTACGATGGCTTTTCTCGTTTTGGCGAGGATTTCACGAATTTTATCAATTTGTTGCGAATCAAGAGCCATCGTGAGCGTGCTGATGTCGCGTTTTTCTTTGGGAGTATTCTGGATGGATTTGCCGGCCAGTTCCGCAATGCTGCTTTGGTAATCGCTGATACAGGCACTCAGCCAGTGTTCCATAGTCTTGAGATGAGCTTCGGTCGGAACCACGCGACCGTCATTGCGGGCATGCGCAAGTCCGAGCTGCAACAAAGCATCGACAGCGTTTTCTACTTGCGAAGCGGAAAGCTTAGGAATGCAGCATTCCCCAAGGGCGGCAGCATCTTGTGTACCGCGATAATTGAATACATCGAGCGCCGAGCGGATCATCGGATAATACCATTGCTGAAAATAGCGGTACCGGGCTTCGTCGAGTTCTCGGCTGGCTGCAGGTCGCATTTTTTGAAGCGTTTCAAAATGGCTACGCACATCCTCATCGTTTTTCGCCTTGCCGTAAGCAATCATTTCACGGAAGTATTCTGCCTTGGCATCTTTGAAACGGAAAAATTTAACGAAAACATCTATGCATTTCGGAGAAATATGGCGTTTCCCCTGCAATATTTTCAAAAGCAGGCTTGCGTCCATGCCAACCGCCGCAGCAAACACTCGATAACTGAACGAGGAATCCAGCGATTTTTCGAGTTCATAGAACTCCTGCAAGAACTTGCGGTAGTCCGAATAGTCGTAGATGTTGATTTTGTTTTTTGCAAACATAAAGCGTCTCGCCAGATATAAAAAAGCTCTACCTAAAAATCGTTTCATTTCCTGGCGTCTCGTAAAAAAAATATACAATTCGTGGACATTTTTGTCCACACCATTCGAAAAAAATAATTGATAAATATACTTGGGGAATATAATTTCGTAAAATGGAGGAACCCTAATGATTAAAAGAAAAAACTTCATTATTTTGATTCTTGCTCTTTCGAGTATGGCATTTGCAACTAAGTACGAAGCTGAAGCAGCGACTCTTTCCGGAGGAGCAAAAAATGTCAACGCATCCGGAGTTTCGGGAACGGGTTATGCCGACTTGCAAGAAGGAAATATTTCTTTTAATGGTGTCACCGCAGAGAGTGCGGGCAAGTACCAAGTGACCATCCATTACAAGGCTGGGGATTTCAAAGCAAACTACTTGAAAGTAAACGGTGCAACCGCAGGCACCATCGACTTTAACGCCACCACTTCATGGGCGGATGTCACGACAGTCGCTACACTTAAAGCCGGGACAAACACAATCTCTATTGAGAAATACTGGGGCTGGATTAGCGTGGACTATATTGAGGTTGAGCCTTATCAATCCTCCCCTTTCAAAATATCCGCAACACCGGTTACCCCGAACACCACCGAAAGTGCAATCAAGCTCTACAGCTTTTTGCGTGAAAACTTTGGCAAAAAGACGATTAGCGGCATGATGACCGGCGATATGAGCGGTTACACCATGGGAGCCGACTTCAAGACGCACGACGACGTGAAATACACCTACACGCGCACAGGAAAGTACCCGGCTCTTGTCGGGCTTGATTTCTTGTTTGCGAGTGGCCCGAAGGCAAATGAAAGTTGGAACAAGGAATACACGGACAAAGCAATTTCCATTGCAAAAGGCCTTTGGAAAGCGGGCGGCATCCCTGCATTCACTTGGCACTGGAAAGATCCGCTAGACAAAAAAGACGCATTCTACATCCAAAGTGCAGCAAACGGAGGCGAATACACCGATTTCGATTTCTCTACAGGTTTCAAGCCAGGCACCACCGAATGGAATACCGAAAGTGCTGCTTACAAAGGAATCGTAGCCGACATTGACCACATCGCCGATTACTTCCTTGAATTGCAGAAAGAAGGTGTAGCGGGAATCTTTCGCCCCTTGCATGAAGCTGGCGGAAAGTGGTTCTGGTGGAGTATTAATTCCGGAGAACAGTTTGCAGCCCTTTATCGACTCGTCTATGACCGCATGGTCAAAGTCAAGGGTGTAAAAAACATGATTTGGGTCTATAACCCTGAAGGAAGCACAGTCACCTCTTGGGATCCAGGTAGCGAATACTACGATGTACTCTCCATCGACATCTACAATAGCGCAAACGACCATTCCAGTAACGCAAGTGCCTTTGACAAATTCAAAAACGCCTCGAAAAGCACGAAAATTATAGCTCTCAGCGAAAACGGCCCCATTCCCGATGTGATCAACATGCATACCGACGAAGCCGTATGGAGTTGGTGGATGCCGTGGTACAGCACCTGGAGCGGAACTTGGCCCGGCCAAACAAAAGATGGCGTATGGAAGAGCAACATGAATGACGAGCGTATCATTACTCTCGAGGACATGCCAGGTTGGGACAAGTACATAGCAATAATCAAGCCTGACACAAGTACCACCAGTATCGCAACCATGCCACGCATGGCCGGGACTGCAACCACCGTTGGGATTTTTGACATGAACGGTCATTATTTGGGCATCAGCATGCGAGAACTTCCGCAAGGGCACTATGTTGTACGTAGAAAGATTCAAGGACACATTGTGAATACGGTGTATTTCAAGAAATAAAATTATTGGGCGGCGTAACAAAAAAAACATTACGCATTCACGCTAAATCGGATGTCGAAAACTCGGCATCCGTTTCTCATTCCACCATCGTCTTGATAAGCTGCTTTTCGTCCCCTAACAGCGGATACTGTTCCACGATTTTTCCGTGTTCCAAACGAATCACGGATTGGCAACTGTTTAAAATAAATTCAGGGTCATGGGTAATTACAAGCAAAGTTTTTCCGCTGGTGGCAAGCTTTTTAAGCGTTGCAGAAACAGCAAGCATTTGCCGATAGTCAAGACCGCTTGTGGGTTCATCAAAGACAACGATATCACAACCGCTCGAGATTCCGCTGCCGATAGCGACACGCTGTTTTTGCCCGCCCGAAAGTGCCATCGGATGATTTTCCGTATATTGCTTAAGATTGAGTCCATCAAGAATTTCAAGAGCAAGTTTTTCATTTTGCGGTTTCATGCCCAGCAAAACCTCGTCCAGAACGCTTTCAGTGAAAAGCTGATGGTTCACATCTTGCATAATCAAGTACGTGCCGCGCTTGCGAGCCGCACGCTTTTGACGCCAAGAGCCCAGCAATCCGCACAGCACTTGGGCAAGCGTCGATTTGCCCGCACCATTATGGCCAACCAGTGCCGTAATTTGTCCACATGGGAGTTCAAGATGGTCAATATCCAGAATCGGATGCTTGCGATGGTAAGAGAAAGTGAGATTGGTAAATGTTATGGATTGCTTCGCGAGATCCAGCTCCTTCGAACCTTGCGGCCCTTCGACAAGCTCAGGGACCTTACAAGGTTGGTGAGCCTGCCGAACCATCCCTTCGCACAATTGCCCCAAATTCATGCATCGGAGTCCAAGGCTCGATGCGTATGCAGCGCCTTTGGCTTCAAGTTCTGCGGGAGTCCATTCGTACGCAATTTGCCCATCCTTCACATAACAAATTCTGTCGGCGACATCACGCAAATAGTAAAGGCGATGCTCCACGATAACGACCGTCTTCCCCGCCTTTTTCCATCGCGAAACAATTTCCTTCAAATCCGCAATCGTCTTGAGATCCAGATTTGCAGAAGGTTCATCCAGCACAAAAATTTCAGGCCCCGTAGCAGAAACAGATGCGCACGCAATTTTCTGTTTTTCGCCGCCCGAAAGGTTAAAGATGCTACGGCCAAGCAAATGCTCTAAATGAAATTCCTGAACAACATTCTCCACGCGCTGTTTGATTTCTTCGGGATCCATTTCCAAATTTTCGCAGCCAAAAGCAAGTTCGCAATCCGTATCGATGTTGAAAAATTGCGAACGCGGATTCTGAAAAACGGAACCCACAACTCGTGAAATTTCGGCTAGCGTCATATCGGAGGTATTCTTGCCACCGAGCAACACATCGCCATCCATCGTTCCCGAATGGTAATGCGGAATCAAACCGTTAATGAGCTTTGAAATCGTCGTCTTCCCGCAGCCCGACTCCCCCGCCAGCACAACACACTCGCCCGAACGAATTTCCAGATTCAAGTTTTTGAGAATCGCATCGTCAAGGGAATCAGAGTAAGAAAAGGAAATATTTTTTAGGGAGATGTTCATAAGAAAAAGGCGATGCCGTCCCCATTCGCGGATCATGACCACATAAGAGCTAAAGCTCTAAGTGGTCAAAGATAACAAGTGCGGCATGACAAATCAAAGTTCAATCAAGAAGTAGCAAAGGCAACAACTACAACAATACAATAA
This is a stretch of genomic DNA from Fibrobacter sp. UWB13. It encodes these proteins:
- a CDS encoding cell wall metabolism sensor histidine kinase WalK, with the translated sequence MPYLLALLTGIVVVAVLIAFGLSRAFVRPVQKLAENLGQPELMDDEGIYKEIAPLVKTIRKQNRELQLTIEQLSEEKKKTAKMRDEFTANASHELKTPLTSISGYAELIENGMAKPEDVKRFAGKIHKEAGRLLSIANDIMTLSKLDSSGESAIGLDESVNLWTLASSCIDELSLNAEKKGVRVALEGCKTAQVYGNHRLLFEMLYNLVDNSIRYTETGGSVSILVQQNSIAVKDTGIGIPEENQPRIFERFYRVDKSRSKATGGTGLGLAIVKHIAEVHHAEISLQSAIGVGTEITVTFC
- a CDS encoding winged helix-turn-helix domain-containing protein encodes the protein MIYIVEDDAEVREMETYALKSGGFDVMAFECGKVMDKQVKVKVPDLFILDIMLPGEDGLNILKRLRVQENTKDIPVIMLTAKGTELDKVKGLDLGADDYIAKPFGVLEFISRVRAVLRRSERSSSESTEALNLALGGVTLDDQRRSVTVGGIAVELTFKEYELLKLLMSRPGTVFSRQQILEKIWGVDFDMDTRTVDMHIKTLRQKLGVQGSIIQTVRNVGYKVQ
- a CDS encoding inorganic phosphate transporter; amino-acid sequence: MTTFYVILVAMLLILALFDLFVGVSNDAVNFLSSSVGSKAFKYKTLMVFAAVGVFCGATFSSGMMDIARHGIYMPQYYTFAELMCVYAAVMFTDVILLDIFNSYGMPTSTTVSMVFELLGASVAIASIKILSDDTLELGNLINTSKALTVILGIFLSVAIAFVVGLAVQYVTRLVFSFGYKKNIRYFIGVFGSVSLTSIFYFILIKGLKNMSFVGAGYKTFLAENETVLMAGMFVGFFILCHLLHAVKVNVLKVIIAFGTFSLALAFAGNDLVNFVGVPLTSLSSVQHLMAAGGNPQDFNMSFLLESEPGQWYLLMVAGLTMVFSLVFSKKARNVVKTSVSLAAQNSSEEIFGTNPVARALVRSSNGVVKFVTEFVPKKISDKINTRFNTKEMILEEDGAAFDLLRACVNLMLASSLIALGTSLKLPLSTTYVTFMVAMGTSLADRAWNRETAVYRITGVLSVIGGWFLTAFAAFASASVVAMVLHFGGLPVIFALFAVVIFVLVRSNLKYRGNKKDKTEERFEKILSASPETKVYPLIQEYSRGEWSEILRWCADCYEKLLIGLLREDLGRLRSVNKQIKILKKHVQRNRRHGTLCTERLAQEDLVVKNFFLYQANDFMGDALFSLEQISSPCKNHVDNGFNPMDNEKRKMLLRTAAHVKERIESVAEMVEIMDFDRYDQVRGQLREEGSRIFAERKAEMMKAGSENIRAEILYLTILYESWALLDSVSSVAKASRKFLTVKQ
- a CDS encoding sugar O-acetyltransferase, producing MENCRKTERERMTNGESFFTNDPQLMEDKKNARILCSRFNSSPEDESLRKALLKQLFGHCGERIAIKPPFHCDYGYNIFAGDDLFINFDCVFLDAAPIRIGEHCMIGPKTCIYAIGHPLDAESRREKIGIPKPVTIGDNVWIGGGVTILPGVSIGDSTVIAAASVVTKSFPDHVVIAGNPAKIIKNIEE
- a CDS encoding carboxymuconolactone decarboxylase family protein, with the protein product MKLGTIMTMLGMGAVLAACDCCPQDGAKALSQDKELRAVMDNFTQNEVPAATPLVEKREVELIRLVSLVTQQSGALLQEEVATALAQGLVPEEILEAIYQCAPYTGFPRTVDAVEIARNVFKAKNVKVDENRATVTAQSRLEAGADAQGTLFGQTFRDMAKNGKSGMPTINYFLASNCFGDYYTRKGLDLNTRELLTMAILVNLGTEPQLKAHIGANLKIRTAEYVEQAIYNCLPYCGYPRTLNALRLLKEAVAEAEAANATAGAVNASGAKTMPGKDWSVFPVGKPNDAYAKYFVGKSYLDMISKEQVGVGNVTFEPACRNNWHIHHAKKGGGQILIATAGRGYYQEWGKPAVELKPGDVVNIPAGVKHWHGAAPDSWFQHLAIEVPGEGGSNEWLEPVSDEDYGKLK
- a CDS encoding TIGR02147 family protein, which translates into the protein MFAKNKINIYDYSDYRKFLQEFYELEKSLDSSFSYRVFAAAVGMDASLLLKILQGKRHISPKCIDVFVKFFRFKDAKAEYFREMIAYGKAKNDEDVRSHFETLQKMRPAASRELDEARYRYFQQWYYPMIRSALDVFNYRGTQDAAALGECCIPKLSASQVENAVDALLQLGLAHARNDGRVVPTEAHLKTMEHWLSACISDYQSSIAELAGKSIQNTPKEKRDISTLTMALDSQQIDKIREILAKTRKAIVNVVNAMPPQICDSVYQLNFQLFPMMKKEEQ